In Gemmatimonadota bacterium, the genomic window GCAATGGGCCGCTCGGGCGCCGGCGCCTGATGGATCGTGCCGCAGGCGCGGCAGCCGTATTTGGGCCGGCGGATGCGAACGACGCGAAGCTGCGCCGGGACACAGTCGAGCATCTCGCTCGTGGCCTCGCCGATCGGGTGAAGCCGGCCACCGCAGCCCGGGCAGTCATGGCTCTCCACATCGAGCCTCACATCATCCCGCGGCAGATGGTCGGGAAGCGTCGAGCGCCGGGACGCGGTCCGGGACTCGGAATCCTCATCGCTCGCCGGCGGCGGCACCTGGTGAGCTTCGGTGCGGGCGACGTCCGCATCGAGATCTTCCAGCCCGAGGGCCAGTTGATCGGGATCGAGGCGCTTGGACTGGCGTCCGAACTGCCTTCGCTGAAACTGTTTGATGAGGCGCTGGAGACGTTCGATTTCGTTGTCGCGGGTCTCGACGACGGTTGCCATGTCGCGC contains:
- a CDS encoding IS66 family transposase, whose translation is MRFDLKNLPSDIDLLHRLVRDMATVVETRDNEIERLQRLIKQFQRRQFGRQSKRLDPDQLALGLEDLDADVARTEAHQVPPPASDEDSESRTASRRSTLPDHLPRDDVRLDVESHDCPGCGGRLHPIGEATSEMLDCVPAQLRVVRIRRPKYGCRACGTIHQAPAPERPIAKGLATPGLIAQVLVSKYCDHTPLYRQAQILARHGVRIERSTLASWVGGACWWLEPLQARLAAHVFASAKLFADDTPLPVLDPGRGRTKTGRLWVYARDDRPWAGPEPPAAVYFYSPDR